The Penicillium digitatum chromosome 6, complete sequence genome contains the following window.
CACCCCTAATGTCTTTGCTGATCAGATTGAGTACTTCTGCACAAACATGACTGAGCGTGAGAAGTTTGTTGTTTCGGTCCACCCGCATAACGACCGTGGATGTGCTGTTGCCGCAGCTGAACTGGCACAGATGGCTGGCGCCGAGCGTGTAGAGGGTACTTTGTTCGGCAACGGCGAGCGTACCGGAAATGTGGACCTGGTTACTCTCGCCCTGAACCTGTACACACAAGGTGTCTCGCCAGGCGTCGACTTCTCGGACATCAACGCTGTCATCAAGGTAGTAGAAGAAAGCAACAAAATCCCCGTTAACGAGCGTGCGCCATATGGTGGTCAGCTCGTGGTGTGCGCATTCTCTGGAAggtttgttttttctttgtttttccAACTGCGCTGCTCTTTTGCTAACTTGTTTTGAAACCCAGCCATCAAGATGCAATCAAAAAAGGCTTCAAGCTCCGCGAAGATGAGGGTGCCGATGACGATACTGAGTGGAGAGTACCATATCTTCCCCTGGATCCCCAAGATATCGGCCGTACCTACGAGGCAGTCATCCGCGTCAACTCCCAGAGTGGCAAGGGTGGCGCCGCCTGGATTATCCTGCGCAGCTTGGAGCTGGATCTCCCCCGCGCGCTGCAGGTCGAATTCAGCAAGATCGTGCAGGAGAAAACCGAGGCTGTCAGCCGGGAGCTGAAGCCTACTGAGGTCGTCAATCTCTTCGAGGAGGCCTACCACCTCAAGTCAAACCCTCGCTTCACCCTTGTCGACTACAGCATCACCACCGATCGCTCGCAGTCCCCTGCTCCCCCTCAGCCCGGCAAGGCCCTCAACACCAAGAATCTTAAGCGTCGCTTCACCGGTATTATCGAAATCGATAATGTTCAGCATTCCATCACCGGTGTCGGCCCAGGTGCTATCTCCTCCCTGGCTACGGCGCTTTCCACCCTCGGCATCGATCTCGACGTCCGCGACTACAAGGAACACTCCATAGGTCGCGGTCGTGATACCAAGGCTGCTACATACATCCAGTGCACAGCAGCTGGCAGCAATCAACATGTGTGGGGTGTTGGTATCCACCAGGATGTGGTTCAGGCTTCTCTGATTGCGCTGCTCAGCGCCGCCAGCTCGGTAAGATATGGTCTTTGATTCATCTGGATTTCGCCACTAACACGCGTTTAGTTCCTCGCCTCTCGCGCTGGTTCTCCCGCTCCTTTCCGTCCCATTCGCTCCAATACCCTGACCAACGAGGACATCGAGGCTCTCGAGCAGCTAGGCGGTACTGCCGACGCTGCCTCATCTAATGGTGATCTGAGCGCCCACGTCAACGTCGAACAGCTGACAAAATAAGCTGAAAATTTGTAAATGAAATGttaaaaagaaagcaaaagcCTAAAAGTGATAGCATTAATGTGACTAACATGATCAATTTGAATTGATCTATTCTCTTCAACGATCAGTTTTCTCCGCTACCATCCCCTCTTCGCACTGGCCCTATAAGAATTGAACTTCTGCGGCCCATCCGCCGAAATTACATGCCCATTACCACAAGACGAGAATGAAACCCTCAACTGGTTTGCGTAGAAGGTGCTAGGGCCTGAATCCGGTGCAGCTGCCGCCAGAGGGTGTCAACACGTGTCGCCTTTACCGGACCTGAGCACGAGCATTAATGTATCTAGCTGCGCTATTACTTGCGGCAGCTCGCGATTCGCAATACTGTAGTTGGGGTGTTTGGCTGATTTGTGCCTAGATTCACGGGTCTTGGGGCTTGTTGTGGGATCTACTGATGCACTATAGGATGAGAGGGAACGGCGACCTTTCAGAATGAAGAATTCTTTCTCGTTTGTGCATCATGCTGCATAGTATAGACTGTAGTCAGTGGCAACCAGTTGGATACACTTGTATGTGTTACTCTGGAAGCTGTTATGTGGCTGGTCGAGCTTGTCGCTGGCATAACTGTAGAATCCTATTTGGACAGCCTTGGACAGCCTATGTTCAACATGTCGGTGACGAGTTGGAAGTTGTGGGGAAAAGTCGATTAGTCGGAGTACGACGCGATATACAACAGACGTGGAGTCGATGGTGATAGGGTGGGTCGTGTGTTAAAGCAACTGCATGTAATAACGATTAAATCAAGAATAGATCTACAACATAAGAGCCAAGAAAGATGTATACTGGGTATGTATGTACAACTGCAAACATGGAACTAAGGTATTGGGGAGAAACCGGAttaattaaaaaaaaaaaaaaaagaaaatcatcCGACCTATCAAGCACACATGGCCCAGGCAGCCTTTTCAACGGCAACAAATCATTTCAAACCTACAATGCGTGCAATCATTCCAAGTTCAAGCCCCGTAGTTGCAGATACGGCGCAGCGTTGTTGCTGCCCGTGTGATAGAAGTCGTGCCCGTTTTCCGCACCTACTGCTGACTGGTAAATGAGAGCTTCTTGGGGCCATTCATCGATTCTCCCATTGTCATGTGTACCTGGATGTGTTGGCTCAGCGTGGGCTGTGCCCATAGCCTGGCCGTTGTTGTGGTTCCATCCCTGATGGCTAGGAGGCGGCTCTCGTCCCGTTAAGGGCTGTTCACCACTAGGATATCCATATGATTGAGATTGGGCGGGGTTGTCGGCCATATCAAAACTGAACCGGATATCACGGTCCGCGCGGGCAGTAGTCGCGATGGAATCCAATGTGTTGTAGTGATGATCATCGAACTCGGTTAGAATGTTGGTAGACTGTGGCTCCTTGATGTGAGGCACAGCAGAGTTAGGCTTCGGGATAGAAGCGGCAACCATATTATTGTCAGTGGCATTCCCAAGTTCATGCGGCATAGACCCGGCTCGGTCGCCGAGGTAATTAGCCGCGGGATGAGTAGTCTCTACCAGTGTCACCCCAGCTGGAGAGCGAGGAACACCAGCGTCAATGTCCGGATTCATTGTAGACTGTCGGATGCTGGTGCCCATGGTGCTTCCAGGCTTGGAAACTCTGCTCATACGATGCTGAGGCAAGTCCGCAAATAGGCTATCGCCGTCCAGGTCACGAATACTGAACTGAGCAATGGTTCGCAGCTTCCGGGTAACCCATGAGGCGAGAACCTTTCCGCGCTGTTTCTCGCCCAGACGAGAGCGAGGGAAGTCACCGTGGGAGACGAATGCGACAATATCCGCAACAACTTGGTGCTCCATGAGGATAGCATCAACAATGACGGGGACCAGGGAAGCTAGATAGGCTTTGCGAGTTACCTCAACAACGACAACAACTAAGCCACCGGCTTGGAAAATAGCACTGAAGATATCTGATTAGCGTCGATGTCTGATTTGAGAAAAATGCCATTCACTTACCATCCTCCTTTCACGATATTACGGTGGCAACTCTCTACAGAGTTTTCAATGTCCATAGGGAAGTGGTTGAGTCCGTTGACCTCGAAGGTCTCGCCGATGCTGCCAAGGAGGAAGAGTACTTGCATGTCAACTGGCTGTCCACCAGGCCCGATCGGCCGAGTAACGGTGTGAAGGAAACCTAGATCACCAGTACGGACATAAGGCACGCTAGGATCGCCGTCTGCAACTCTGCCGTTCAACCGCTCCGCGTCAAACTCTTGTTTTGATTTGTAAAATCCCTGAGCACAAGCGTCGGACTGAACCCAGATCTCACCGTACTCTCCAACGTGCGCAAGAGTGCAGGTCTCGGGGTTCACAATCGCAATCTGTGTGTTAACTGGTACCATACCCGAGTCTTGCAGCAAAAGCGCGGTGGGATCGGCATCAGGGTCCACGGGGTAGATAAGACCTTGACGGAGGCTTCTCAAGTCAAGCCATAGCTCGATCGGCTCAATGCACATGTATGACCGTGTGGTGACCATTGGGTTGAGAACGTGCGAGTAAATGACGTTGATTGAGGTACGGTCCAAGCTGGCGTTGGCGAAATGTAGGCGTACCTTTCCATCTGTGCGACCGGATTAGCTTCTCTTCATATTCGTGATGACAATGACACACGTACAGATGTCCGTTCTAGGTCGGCCCTCTGCGGAAATCATGAGGTTTTTTAGTTCTTGAAGCTGGAAGCCCTTTCCAGCCATAGCACTCATCGCGTAGTCCAACATCTGACTAGTGGCGTAAGTGTCCTTGATCTTGTACCTAGCAAGTGTTACGAAGAGAGTCATTGGGTTTTGAGCGAAGTCGACTGGCGAAACAAGGTATGTAGGAGCACCTGGGGTCAGATGTTAGGATGGAAATCTTCATAGAGTAACAGCCGACTTACCGACAAAAATGCCCATCAGACAGGTGTGTAGGAATCCGAGACCAAGGGTACTTCGGACGCTTCCAAGCACTGGCCTTGAGCTTGTCATTTGGCAGGTTTCTTTTTGAACCTTGCACATGCCCATAATGGTTTCATGGGAAATTTGAACTGAAATTCTTCGCTGATCTGGGGTCCAATATGTCCAGACCAGAGCGGGCTGGTTGGCCTGGAGCCAGGTATCCTTCACAGTATAGCCGAGATCACGACATCCGTGGGACTGCTTCGAGGGCTTTGTGGTGTTGTAAATAGCAGGCACACCAATGCGAAGAACTTGAGCGGACTGCTTGATATGCTGCGACACAAGCTTCTGCCTCATGACATGGTCAACCTCGGTGTTAACGATGATGGCCTTGACATCGAAGTCGCTGATGATGTGCAAGAATGCAGGGGCATCTTCTGAAAGACGGTTTTGATCAATAGGAGCCATCGGGATGACAACTGCACCCAAGCACAGACAAGCATGAATGGCATAGATGTATTCCTCCGAGTGAGTGTACATCAGCACGATATGATCTCCTGGCCGTACCTTCACCTTGTTCTTTAGGTAGGTTGCCACTGCAGAGACTTTTAAGTCAAACTTCTTCCAAGTGACGCCCTTTCCTTCCTTCCCACGGCCATCTATAGAGCAGTAAGCCAGTTCTTCGGCTTGGCGGGAGACTCGccattgaagaagatcgacaATGGTCTTGAAGTTGTTCAGTGGGGTGGAAGTCCGGTCATCCATCACCACATCGCGATAATCCACACCCGAGTATTGCTTTTCCTGATAAGCAAGCAAGTCTTGTCTTGATGCGAGAGCAATAGGGGACCAAATCCCACCCTCGGGGTCAACACCGACGGGCAAATTCATCACTGATCGTTCAACTCCAAACTTGACATGCACCGCTTGCAGCATACCGGACTCGAAATCTTTGCGACAGAGCATGTTACCAATTTCTTGTCTGCCGTTCTTGGTGACACGCGGCAGACTGTTCGGGGCAGTGAGTAGAACACAATACACCCGCAGATGATGCTCTTGGTACAAAACCTCCATACACCTCTCGGCAAGCGAATCAAGCAGAACCGAGTCAAGCTGCCTTGGTGGACCGCCGGAAGTTGTTGGCGCCGTCGAGGCCGAGTAAGACTCCAAAACAATAACCGGAAGATGTTCTTCATTGACAAACACATCAAATGCAGTACAATCATGAATTTTCGGCACCCTCTTAAGAATGCTAACAGTTAGATGTTGAACGAAGAAGTATCGATGTTCCACAATCTCTTGGCCGTGCTCAACCCACTCAACCTTTTGGCGGAGACGATCCTCGTAGAGACCAAGCACGAAAAGTCTGCCCTCAATCACACACCCGAGCAGACCAGTGCGCAAGAACTCAGGCTCCACGAGTATCGGGGTCGGGTTGGGCTCTTCAAACTTGTAAGGACGAGCGTGAAATATGGCCTCTGTGTGTTTCGGCAATGCCCAGAAGCCACCAGAGAGAGAGGGTGAATCAACCCAAATCTCACCGATAACATTTGGCGTACAGAGGAGATTGGTCTCCGGATCGACGACGGCGAGAGTTGCGTCTGGAATTGGGTAGCCGAAAGCGCCAACCCGTACAGCATGCGGCATACTGCTTGCGTACTTTCGTGCATCCTCGCCCATAGCCAGTACAACAACTTCATTGCTCTTCAAGGCCTCTTTGTCTAAAAGAACTTCACTAAGCTCGTTCTTGGGGCTCTGCTTGATCGTGGAAACTCGTGACCCACCGCCCAGAAGACTGCTTCCGAAGGCAGTCTTAGTCTCAGATTTGGTTAGGCTTTCGTCTTCCTTCTTAGAATCGTCACGACTGGCTGGGTCCATCTCATGGGTCAAAGCACATCCCATTCGCTCTTCACCACCGAGCCAGTCACGCATACTAATGACCATACCTCCATGTTCTGGCAAACAGAGCATCGGAGCCACAATTTCTCTAGCCCGTGGGTTCCTCATTGGACGGAGCCATCTGTCAGCCAGAATTTCATGGAACTCAGGGTCGAGAGTAAGGGTATCGATGAGACAGATCTTGACGCTGCTGAAATTGGGTTCGGAGTTCTTCTTGAAATGTCTTGTTGACATCGGATCTTGCTGGTAGTTGTAGGTGGCGATCTTCAAACCGGAGTAATCTGTCGCCATGACCGATGCCTTGTACTTGGTGATAAGATGGGCATATAAACCGGGTGTTTCTACCGCCCGGTCCTCGTGCCAAACGGTTGTGTGACCACCGTAAACGGTAAAAAGAATGGCTATGATCATACCAATTCCTTGTCTCGGATCAAGGTAACTGATGATAGTTTCTCCCTTAGTGGCATACTGCTTGGCGTTTGACTCCGCAGGAACCGTAGAAATGATTGCACTCAGACATGCCATTTGGTGCATGATAGTCCGGTGGCTCATGACAACACCACGCATATCACCCGTTGGGGCCCTTGCAAACTCAATATAGGCCAGGTCAGGGACTTGCAGTGCAGGCGTATCATCCTTTTTCTTCGGGTTGAAACTGCCGAACTCATTCGTCTTCCACCACTCAACTCCTCGTGGCCAACTGAGTTTTTGTGCTGTAATATCGCGTTGGAAGTTCTTCAAGTTATTCTCGGTTGTCAAAGCTAGATGTGCTTGGGTTGAGGTGAGCACGACATTAAGACTTGTGTAGTCATCCAGACTGTTGATAGGTACGGCGACAACTCCTGCAATAAAGCAGCCCAATAGCGCCACAGCGAACTCGATAATCTCAGCTTCGCGGTAGATAAGAGCAACGCGATCTCCGCGATATAGATTACTCTTATCACGAATGACTTGAGAAACTTTCTCTGCACGGCTAGATAACTTTTCCCATGTTATCGATGCCACCTCCTTGCCCTTTGCATCCAGCACCCAATATGCTGCCTGCTTGGGGTGAGCTCGAGCGCGATGCCGTAAGACCGTGGGAAGGTTGTCAAAGTTGGACATAGGGATATTTTTGTCGTGCGGATCGTTCAATGCGAAAGGAATCTCCCGAGGTTCGAGGGGAAGTAGATGCTCAATTGCCGGTCCATGCTGAAGTTCCGCCGTGGCGGGCATCAATGGCGGAGCCATATTTGCTGTTGGCGAAAAGGCTTCCCCGGACTGAGAATAGCGGTGGAAGCCGCCTCCATAGCTATCCCTATAATCATCATGCTGTTGGCCCGCAAAGTCGGAAAAGTAGCCTTGTTGGGAATCAAGCATTGTTGAGTGTCGCGTGGGTCCTCCAGAAGCTGGATCGTAATGTGCTACGCCGTCCTCCGCGTACTCGGGTTGGGCGTGTTCGGCGGGGGCATACTCATGAGGATATTCCTGATCGTACTCCTGAGGATATTTCTGACCGTACTCCTGAGCATACTCGGGCTGAGACATATACTCGGGTTGAGAATTGGGGTTGAAAGCATAGCTCTGACTCATCAAAGTTGCCGTTCTGGAGGCATCCTGGCCTTGTGGCCCTGGGATTGGGGGTTTAGGAAGGAATAGAGAGTCGTAAGAGCCCCCTGAAGGCGCGCGATCATGGGCTTGGAGCATGCCTTCTCTGCTATGAGACCCCAACGATGCCTGCGACTGATCCTGTGGATGTATACCGGGACCTTGACCATACCCGACGCCTCCGCTGCCCTGTGAGCCATTGTAAATGCCTGCGTACATGGGGGAAGCGATGTGTGGCAGAGCAGAATCTGCGGTTGGCGGGCGAACGCTCAAAATGGCCGGCGTGGCCCTTCCAGGGCTGGTTGGGGTTGCATCATGGTCAAGACCGGCCTGTTGATTGATCTCAAGGTGCTTGTTGGGACCGAAATATTGCGAGAGCAGGACCGTACGCCGCTTCTGGTATCTTGTTGCTGTTAGTTCTCCAATTTGTCTGTTGGTCTAAACAGCCCCTGTCGAAAGAACCGTATCTATGACACGGAACAATTGGCTTGTGACATTGCTTGTGGCCAGGGATGGTGTAGCAAATCAAATCGCTTACCCTTTCTCGGTGATATCGCCCTCCTGTCATGGATCATGCATAAGCAAAAGGATACAACAAGTGCACGGGATGTACAAACCTCCAACTCCCGATCTAGGTTCCGCAAAGCGGCCTGGATCTCGGGAGACTCTTCCGCCATTTGGAAGGAGGGTCGGGAAGCCTCAATTCGGGGGAACTTGTCAAAAGCGCGGGGGAGGGATGGGAGGGGTATGTAATCAAGGACACCTCATCGCAATGAGCGTCTCGAGGGCGCAGGAGAGGGGTGGCAAATTTGCCAACTGCAGCACTGATAGCCGCTGATTGTATTTACCGGGGTGTAAGTCGATCAACAGTCAATCCGTCGTATCTCTGCTCTCCGCGCAAGACAACGTCACCCGCCAAGGCGGTCAAGTGAGCCGAGAGCCTGAGACATGCGATGGAGAGACTGCAGCTCCATACAGGTGTGACTGTCTCAGTTATATATAGAAAATTTAGAGAGTATTCTACATCAAAACCATGAAAGCCTATCACATCGAGCTCCGACAAAAATTGCGGCGGTTCAGACACTATCTGACTTGGATGTATCGCGCGTCCTGGTCCATGCTCGGAACTATTGGGAATGAGACACCACTTTACATCAATTTGGGACTGGGTTCGTGTATTCAGATGTAGGATTTTGTTTTGGATTGCACAGATGTAGGACTAAAATTGAATGCAAGGCCCAATGTACTCAGTAGAGTCAGTAGAATCAGTAGAAAACCAGTGCGATCAACATGGGCATGGGATTATTTTGGTTTTCCCGGTGTCTGGTGCCGACCATCTTGAAGATTCAATCTTCAGGCAGCAAGGCAGCAAGGCAACACGGCCAAAGTCATGTGATCTCCACTCTCAGCCTACCCTAATCACATGACCCCCGCACAACCTAAGCGAGTCACACCAATTTCTTTCTTGGATACCTGGAACCTCATCGACGTTCAACCACCAAACGACAACCCGGTCATTTTCCCACGAACCCCTCCCGCACAGTCAACATGTCCGACAACGGGGACGTCGAGGTCGCTGCCTTCCCTGTCCTGCCCAAGGAGGTTCTGGCCGAGCAGGGCAGCATCAAGCTGTTCAACAAGTGGAGCTACGATGATGTTGAGATCCGGGACATTTCCCTGACGTGAGTCTTTCTATCAGGTCCTCTACGCGCCGAGTGAATTCCTGTTGTGTGCGTGAGAATATATTCAAACGAGTTAAAATGGTGGAATGGCAAGACTTTTCGACA
Protein-coding sequences here:
- a CDS encoding 2-isopropylmalate synthase, whose product is MPMLKDPSKKYKAFKPLNLPNRQWPNKVIDKPPRWLATDLRDGNQSLPDPMDGEQKYRFFKMLVEIGYKEIEVSFPSASQTDFDFTRRLVEEPGLTPDDVALQVLAPCREDLIRRTVDSLKGAKKAILHIYLATSPCFRRIIFNMDHKQSLDLAVKCTKYARSITKDDPSQAGTDWQFEFSPETFSDTEPEFAVEVCQAVKAAWEPTAEKPIIFNLPATVEMATPNVFADQIEYFCTNMTEREKFVVSVHPHNDRGCAVAAAELAQMAGAERVEGTLFGNGERTGNVDLVTLALNLYTQGVSPGVDFSDINAVIKVVEESNKIPVNERAPYGGQLVVCAFSGSHQDAIKKGFKLREDEGADDDTEWRVPYLPLDPQDIGRTYEAVIRVNSQSGKGGAAWIILRSLELDLPRALQVEFSKIVQEKTEAVSRELKPTEVVNLFEEAYHLKSNPRFTLVDYSITTDRSQSPAPPQPGKALNTKNLKRRFTGIIEIDNVQHSITGVGPGAISSLATALSTLGIDLDVRDYKEHSIGRGRDTKAATYIQCTAAGSNQHVWGVGIHQDVVQASLIALLSAASSFLASRAGSPAPFRPIRSNTLTNEDIEALEQLGGTADAASSNGDLSAHVNVEQLTK
- a CDS encoding AMP-dependent synthetase/ligase, which codes for MAEESPEIQAALRNLDRELEEGDITEKGYQKRRTVLLSQYFGPNKHLEINQQAGLDHDATPTSPGRATPAILSVRPPTADSALPHIASPMYAGIYNGSQGSGGVGYGQGPGIHPQDQSQASLGSHSREGMLQAHDRAPSGGSYDSLFLPKPPIPGPQGQDASRTATLMSQSYAFNPNSQPEYMSQPEYAQEYGQKYPQEYDQEYPHEYAPAEHAQPEYAEDGVAHYDPASGGPTRHSTMLDSQQGYFSDFAGQQHDDYRDSYGGGFHRYSQSGEAFSPTANMAPPLMPATAELQHGPAIEHLLPLEPREIPFALNDPHDKNIPMSNFDNLPTVLRHRARAHPKQAAYWVLDAKGKEVASITWEKLSSRAEKVSQVIRDKSNLYRGDRVALIYREAEIIEFAVALLGCFIAGVVAVPINSLDDYTSLNVVLTSTQAHLALTTENNLKNFQRDITAQKLSWPRGVEWWKTNEFGSFNPKKKDDTPALQVPDLAYIEFARAPTGDMRGVVMSHRTIMHQMACLSAIISTVPAESNAKQYATKGETIISYLDPRQGIGMIIAILFTVYGGHTTVWHEDRAVETPGLYAHLITKYKASVMATDYSGLKIATYNYQQDPMSTRHFKKNSEPNFSSVKICLIDTLTLDPEFHEILADRWLRPMRNPRAREIVAPMLCLPEHGGMVISMRDWLGGEERMGCALTHEMDPASRDDSKKEDESLTKSETKTAFGSSLLGGGSRVSTIKQSPKNELSEVLLDKEALKSNEVVVLAMGEDARKYASSMPHAVRVGAFGYPIPDATLAVVDPETNLLCTPNVIGEIWVDSPSLSGGFWALPKHTEAIFHARPYKFEEPNPTPILVEPEFLRTGLLGCVIEGRLFVLGLYEDRLRQKVEWVEHGQEIVEHRYFFVQHLTVSILKRVPKIHDCTAFDVFVNEEHLPVIVLESYSASTAPTTSGGPPRQLDSVLLDSLAERCMEVLYQEHHLRVYCVLLTAPNSLPRVTKNGRQEIGNMLCRKDFESGMLQAVHVKFGVERSVMNLPVGVDPEGGIWSPIALASRQDLLAYQEKQYSGVDYRDVVMDDRTSTPLNNFKTIVDLLQWRVSRQAEELAYCSIDGRGKEGKGVTWKKFDLKVSAVATYLKNKVKVRPGDHIVLMYTHSEEYIYAIHACLCLGAVVIPMAPIDQNRLSEDAPAFLHIISDFDVKAIIVNTEVDHVMRQKLVSQHIKQSAQVLRIGVPAIYNTTKPSKQSHGCRDLGYTVKDTWLQANQPALVWTYWTPDQRRISVQISHETIMGMCKVQKETCQMTSSRPVLGSVRSTLGLGFLHTCLMGIFVGAPTYLVSPVDFAQNPMTLFVTLARYKIKDTYATSQMLDYAMSAMAGKGFQLQELKNLMISAEGRPRTDIYGKVRLHFANASLDRTSINVIYSHVLNPMVTTRSYMCIEPIELWLDLRSLRQGLIYPVDPDADPTALLLQDSGMVPVNTQIAIVNPETCTLAHVGEYGEIWVQSDACAQGFYKSKQEFDAERLNGRVADGDPSVPYVRTGDLGFLHTVTRPIGPGGQPVDMQVLFLLGSIGETFEVNGLNHFPMDIENSVESCHRNIVKGGCAIFQAGGLVVVVVEVTRKAYLASLVPVIVDAILMEHQVVADIVAFVSHGDFPRSRLGEKQRGKVLASWVTRKLRTIAQFSIRDLDGDSLFADLPQHRMSRVSKPGSTMGTSIRQSTMNPDIDAGVPRSPAGVTLVETTHPAANYLGDRAGSMPHELGNATDNNMVAASIPKPNSAVPHIKEPQSTNILTEFDDHHYNTLDSIATTARADRDIRFSFDMADNPAQSQSYGYPSGEQPLTGREPPPSHQGWNHNNGQAMGTAHAEPTHPGTHDNGRIDEWPQEALIYQSAVGAENGHDFYHTGSNNAAPYLQLRGLNLE